Proteins encoded together in one Mycobacterium noviomagense window:
- the rpmA gene encoding 50S ribosomal protein L27: MAHKKGASSSRNGRDSAAQRLGVKRFGGQVVKAGEILVRQRGTKFHPGVNVGRGGDDTLFAKAAGAVQFGVKRGRKTVSIVPAGTTAS; this comes from the coding sequence ATGGCACACAAGAAGGGTGCGTCCAGCTCGCGTAACGGTCGTGATTCCGCTGCCCAGCGGCTAGGCGTCAAGCGGTTCGGCGGCCAGGTCGTCAAGGCCGGCGAAATCCTGGTGCGCCAGCGCGGCACCAAATTCCACCCCGGCGTCAACGTCGGCCGCGGCGGCGATGACACCTTGTTCGCCAAAGCGGCCGGGGCAGTGCAGTTCGGCGTCAAGCGCGGACGCAAGACCGTCAGCATCGTCCCGGCCGGCACCACGGCCAGCTGA
- the rplU gene encoding 50S ribosomal protein L21, whose protein sequence is MATYAIVKTGGKQYKVAEGDVLKVEKLDSEPGAKVTLPVALVVDGANVTTDAAELAKIAVTGEVLEHTKGPKIRIHKFKNKTGYHKRQGHRQQLTVLRVTGIK, encoded by the coding sequence ATGGCGACCTACGCAATCGTCAAAACCGGCGGCAAGCAGTACAAGGTTGCCGAGGGCGACGTGCTGAAGGTGGAAAAGCTCGACTCCGAGCCTGGCGCGAAGGTGACACTGCCGGTTGCCCTGGTCGTGGATGGCGCCAATGTCACCACCGATGCCGCCGAGTTGGCCAAGATCGCGGTGACCGGCGAGGTGCTCGAGCACACCAAGGGCCCCAAGATCCGTATCCACAAGTTCAAGAACAAGACCGGCTACCACAAGCGTCAGGGTCACCGCCAGCAGCTGACCGTGTTGCGGGTCACCGGAATCAAGTAA
- a CDS encoding Rne/Rng family ribonuclease, with the protein MVDGAPSSDVSGNPTQHEDLPDKLRVHSLARALGTSSKRVLDALTELDGRVRSAHSTVDRVDAVRVRDLLAAAPGQPDEPEPAEADEPESRLMLETTVERPEYLPLFVAPQPLEAEPDVSDDADDSDDFDDADVDDEQAERPAGRRRRRGRRGRGRGRGEAGGDNRGQGDDGEADSADTEADAGDGGDSDDGDTGDDSQEVSSRRRRRRRRRKSGSADDTDGGPLSGPLPDDPPNTVVHERAPRAADKADTDDNDPATAEIQGIDGSTRLEAKRQRRRDGRDAGRRRPPVLSEAEFLARREAVERVMVVRDKVRTEPPHPGARYTQIAVLEDGIVVEHFVTSAASASLVGNIYLGIVQNVLPSMEAAFVDIGRGRNGVLYAGEVNWEAAGLGGANRKIEQALKPGDYVVVQVSKDPVGHKGARLTTQVSLAGRYLVYVPGASSTGISRKLPDTERQRLKEILRQVVPPDAGVIIRTASEGVKEDDIRADVNRLQDRWAQIEAKAAEIKEKAAGAAVALYEEPDVLVKVIRDLFNEDFAELIVSGDEAWNTINEYVKSVAPELLPKLTKYESPSADGPDVFAVHRIDEQLAKAMDRKVWLPSGGTLVIDRTEAMTVIDVNTGKFTGSGGNLEQTVTKNNLEAAEEIVRQLRLRDIGGIVVIDFIDMVLESNRDLVLRRLTEALARDRTRHQVSEVTSLGLVQLTRKRLGTGLIEAFSTPCPHCGGRGLMLHADPVDSTQASGRKSESGGRRGKRSRKSRADESLVTKLPEHAPGEHPMFKAMAAANGRQDGEPGESEEELVHAAVDRESEEESDAQTAQQVAREVAEEDLLDTDEDDFEDTDEDDTDEDEVDLDEEEDLGEEDDLDIDEDLEVVDGDDEDSDDSEDALDEDVDDSGTSDQGTGDSPVPAAAVPPSPGPRRRRAAARPAGPPIHGD; encoded by the coding sequence GTGGTAGACGGTGCCCCATCTTCAGACGTATCAGGAAATCCGACACAGCACGAGGACCTGCCGGACAAGTTAAGGGTCCACTCGCTGGCACGTGCGCTGGGAACCAGCAGCAAGCGGGTGCTCGACGCGCTCACCGAACTCGACGGGCGGGTCCGCAGCGCGCACTCCACGGTGGACCGGGTCGATGCGGTTCGGGTGCGCGACCTGCTGGCCGCGGCGCCGGGCCAGCCCGATGAGCCCGAGCCAGCAGAGGCCGACGAGCCGGAATCCCGGTTGATGCTCGAGACGACGGTTGAGCGCCCGGAGTACCTGCCGCTGTTCGTCGCCCCGCAACCGCTCGAGGCCGAACCGGACGTGTCGGACGACGCCGACGACTCCGATGACTTCGATGATGCCGACGTCGACGACGAACAGGCGGAGCGTCCGGCCGGCCGGCGGCGCCGCCGCGGCCGCCGTGGCCGTGGCCGCGGACGCGGTGAGGCGGGAGGCGACAACCGCGGCCAAGGTGATGACGGCGAGGCCGACTCCGCCGATACCGAAGCCGATGCCGGCGACGGCGGCGACTCCGACGACGGCGACACCGGCGACGACTCGCAAGAGGTGAGCAGCCGGCGCCGGCGACGGCGGCGTCGCCGCAAATCCGGCTCGGCCGACGACACCGACGGGGGCCCCTTATCGGGCCCATTGCCCGACGACCCGCCCAACACCGTCGTCCACGAGCGGGCGCCGCGCGCAGCCGACAAGGCCGACACCGACGACAACGACCCGGCGACCGCGGAGATCCAGGGCATCGACGGCTCTACCCGGCTGGAGGCGAAGCGCCAGCGCCGCCGCGACGGCCGCGATGCAGGACGCCGGCGCCCGCCGGTGCTCAGCGAAGCCGAGTTCTTGGCCCGTCGCGAGGCGGTCGAGCGGGTGATGGTGGTGCGCGACAAGGTCCGCACGGAGCCGCCGCACCCCGGCGCCCGCTACACCCAGATCGCAGTGCTCGAAGACGGCATCGTCGTCGAGCATTTCGTGACTTCTGCCGCCTCGGCGTCTCTGGTGGGCAACATCTACCTGGGCATCGTGCAGAACGTGCTGCCCTCGATGGAGGCGGCTTTCGTCGATATCGGCCGCGGCCGCAACGGCGTCCTCTACGCCGGCGAAGTCAACTGGGAGGCCGCCGGTCTGGGCGGGGCCAACCGCAAGATCGAGCAGGCCCTCAAACCGGGTGACTACGTCGTCGTTCAAGTCAGCAAGGACCCGGTCGGGCACAAGGGCGCACGTCTGACCACCCAGGTGTCGCTGGCCGGCCGCTACCTGGTTTACGTTCCCGGCGCGTCGTCGACGGGTATCAGCCGCAAGCTGCCCGACACCGAACGCCAACGGCTCAAGGAGATCCTGCGCCAAGTGGTGCCGCCCGATGCCGGGGTGATCATCCGCACCGCGTCGGAAGGCGTCAAAGAAGACGACATCCGCGCCGACGTGAACCGGCTGCAGGACCGGTGGGCTCAGATCGAGGCAAAGGCCGCCGAGATCAAGGAGAAGGCCGCCGGGGCAGCGGTGGCGCTCTACGAAGAACCTGACGTTTTGGTGAAGGTCATCCGCGACTTGTTCAACGAGGACTTCGCCGAGCTCATCGTCTCCGGCGACGAGGCCTGGAACACGATCAATGAATACGTGAAATCCGTTGCGCCCGAACTTCTTCCGAAGCTGACGAAGTACGAGTCGCCAAGCGCCGACGGGCCGGACGTCTTCGCGGTGCACCGCATCGACGAGCAACTGGCCAAGGCGATGGACCGCAAGGTGTGGCTGCCGTCGGGCGGGACGCTGGTGATCGACCGGACCGAGGCCATGACGGTCATCGACGTCAACACCGGCAAGTTCACCGGATCGGGGGGGAACCTCGAACAGACGGTCACGAAGAACAACCTCGAGGCCGCCGAGGAGATCGTGCGCCAGCTACGGCTGCGCGACATCGGCGGGATCGTGGTGATCGACTTCATCGACATGGTGCTGGAGTCCAACCGTGACCTGGTGCTGCGGCGGCTGACCGAGGCGCTGGCCCGCGACCGGACCCGTCATCAGGTGTCCGAAGTGACGTCGCTGGGGCTGGTGCAACTGACCCGCAAGCGGCTGGGAACCGGTCTGATCGAGGCATTCTCGACGCCGTGTCCGCACTGCGGCGGGCGCGGGCTCATGCTGCACGCCGATCCGGTCGATTCGACGCAGGCGAGCGGTCGCAAATCCGAGTCGGGCGGCCGTCGCGGCAAACGGTCCCGCAAGAGCCGCGCCGACGAGTCGTTGGTGACCAAGCTGCCTGAGCATGCCCCTGGCGAGCATCCGATGTTCAAGGCGATGGCCGCCGCCAACGGCCGCCAGGACGGTGAGCCCGGCGAGTCCGAAGAAGAGCTTGTGCACGCGGCCGTCGACCGCGAGTCGGAGGAGGAATCCGACGCGCAGACCGCCCAACAGGTCGCCCGCGAGGTCGCTGAGGAGGACCTGCTCGACACCGACGAAGACGACTTCGAAGACACCGACGAAGACGACACCGACGAGGACGAGGTCGACCTCGACGAAGAGGAAGACCTCGGCGAAGAGGACGATCTCGACATCGACGAGGACCTCGAGGTGGTCGACGGCGACGACGAGGACTCCGATGACTCCGAGGACGCCCTGGACGAGGATGTCGACGACTCGGGAACCTCAGATCAGGGCACCGGTGACTCCCCGGTTCCCGCGGCCGCCGTCCCGCCGTCACCAGGGCCACGCCGGCGTCGCGCTGCAGCGCGGCCGGCAGGTCCACCGATCCACGGGGACTAG